One part of the Bacillus sp. FJAT-45350 genome encodes these proteins:
- a CDS encoding NADPH:quinone oxidoreductase family protein encodes MSQTFKALIVDKKEGDFSVSVKELSIEDLPQGDVLIQVQYSSVNFKDGLAGTPNGKIVKSYPFVPGIDLAGTVVSTENSKFKEGDSVIVTSYDLGVSHFGGYSEYARVPGDWVIPLPEGLSLKEAMAFGTAGLTAALSVQRLEENGLTPEQGKVLVTGATGGVGSMAVAMLHKRGYDVVASTGKESEHGYLRELGASEILSREDVCPEKISPLDKQLWAGAVDPVGGETLAAILSKMNYQGSVAVSGLTGGVSVPTSVFPFILRGVNLLGIDSVYCPMETREKLWERMASDLKPDNLDMIIKETSIEELPSVLPTILKGEVRGRIVVTIQ; translated from the coding sequence ATGAGTCAAACTTTTAAAGCATTAATAGTGGATAAAAAGGAAGGGGATTTCTCAGTAAGTGTCAAAGAGCTCTCAATTGAGGATTTACCACAAGGTGACGTACTTATTCAAGTTCAATATTCCAGTGTTAATTTCAAGGATGGATTAGCAGGTACTCCTAATGGAAAAATCGTAAAATCCTATCCCTTCGTTCCAGGTATCGATTTAGCAGGTACAGTTGTATCCACTGAGAATTCAAAGTTTAAAGAAGGAGATTCTGTCATCGTTACAAGTTATGATCTTGGGGTATCTCATTTTGGAGGTTATAGTGAGTATGCTAGGGTACCTGGAGATTGGGTCATCCCATTACCAGAGGGACTTTCTTTAAAAGAAGCAATGGCATTTGGAACAGCAGGGTTAACTGCAGCTCTTTCTGTTCAGAGGTTGGAGGAAAACGGTTTAACTCCTGAGCAAGGAAAGGTACTAGTGACTGGTGCAACGGGAGGAGTAGGAAGCATGGCAGTTGCAATGTTACATAAGCGAGGCTATGACGTTGTCGCAAGTACAGGAAAAGAATCTGAACATGGATACTTACGTGAGTTAGGAGCGAGTGAGATTCTTTCCCGTGAAGATGTGTGTCCAGAGAAGATTTCTCCACTAGATAAACAATTATGGGCAGGAGCTGTCGATCCAGTTGGAGGAGAAACACTTGCAGCTATATTGAGTAAGATGAACTACCAAGGTTCAGTGGCAGTTAGTGGACTAACTGGTGGAGTATCAGTACCTACAAGCGTCTTCCCATTTATTCTTCGTGGTGTTAATTTACTTGGGATTGACTCCGTATATTGTCCTATGGAAACAAGAGAAAAGCTGTGGGAACGTATGGCATCGGATTTAAAGCCAGATAATCTAGATATGATTATTAAAGAAACTTCAATAGAAGAATTACCTAGCGTATTACCTACTATATTAAAAGGGGAAGTACGCGGAAGAATTGTCGTAACTATTCAATAA
- a CDS encoding BsuPI-related putative proteinase inhibitor — translation MRIVTLLFIIGFLLTGCGVGSEQTSEDETSNENVNEIVAGEMSASLTEERPLVFQYQVTNQTENVVTLNFSSSQRIDFSVETKTGDNLFLFSSVATFLQTLGKEEIIQGESLEFEITLHDINLSQGEYILAAWMTPKDGETYKVTKEFIVR, via the coding sequence ATGCGAATAGTAACATTGCTATTCATTATAGGGTTTTTATTAACAGGATGCGGAGTAGGAAGTGAACAAACAAGCGAAGACGAGACTAGTAATGAAAACGTGAATGAAATTGTAGCTGGTGAAATGTCTGCAAGTCTTACTGAAGAAAGGCCACTAGTGTTTCAATATCAAGTAACGAACCAAACCGAAAATGTTGTCACACTGAATTTTTCTAGCTCTCAAAGAATAGATTTTTCGGTTGAAACAAAAACTGGTGATAACCTCTTCCTATTTTCAAGTGTTGCTACCTTCCTACAAACTTTAGGTAAAGAAGAAATCATACAAGGAGAATCATTGGAATTCGAGATTACTTTACATGATATAAATCTTTCACAAGGGGAGTATATATTAGCAGCATGGATGACACCGAAGGACGGTGAGACATATAAAGTTACAAAAGAGTTTATTGTTCGCTAA